CCGCTACAAGGTGAACAAGAAGCTCGGCGCGGACGAGCCGCTCGACGCCGGTGTGCTGACCACCGACGACGTCATCGCGACCATCAAGTACCTGGTCAAGCTGCACGCCGGTGAGACCGAGACGACCGGCGAGTCCGGCCGTTCGATCGTCGTCGAGACCGACGACATCGACCACTTCGGCAACCGTCGTCTGCGCAACGTCGGCGAGCTCATCCAGAACCAGGTCCGCACGGGTCTGGCTCGTATGGAGCGCGTCGTCCGCGAGCGGATGACGACCCAGGACGTCGAGGCGATCACGCCGCAGACCCTGATCAACATCCGGCCGGTCGTCGCCTCCATCAAGGAGTTCTTCGGCACCAGCCAGCTGTCGCAGTTCATGGACCAGAACAACCCGCTGTCGGGTCTCACCCACAAGCGCCGTCTGTCGGCGCTCGGCCCGGGTGGTCTCTCGCGTGAGCGGGCCGGCTTCGAGGTCCGTGACGTGCACCCGTCGCACTACGGCCGCATGTGCCCGATCGAGACCCCCGAAGGCCCGAACATCGGTCTGATCGGCTCGCTCGCGTCCTACGGTCGCGTCAACGCGTTCGGTTTCGTCGAGACCCCGTACCGCAAGGTCATCGAAGGCGTCGTCACCGACGACGTCGACTACCTGACCGCGGACGAGGAAGACCGCTTCGTCATCGCCCAGGCCAACGCCGGCCTGTCCGACGACATGCGCTTCACGGAGAACCGCGTACTGGTTCGCCGTCGTGGCGGCGAGATCGACTACATCGCCGGCGACGACGTCGACTACATGGACGTCTCCCCGCGCCAGATGGTGTCCGTCGCGACCGCGATGATCCCCTTCCTGGAGCACGACGACGCCAACCGTGCCCTCATGGGCGCGAACATGATGCGCCAGGCCGTTCCGCTCATCAAGGCGGAGGCGCCGCTCGTCGGCACCGGCATGGAGTACCGCTGCGCCGTCGACGCCGGTGACTCGATTCGTGCGGAGAAGGACGGTGTCGTCCAGGAGGTCTCGGCCGACTACATCACCGTCGCCAACGACGACGGCACGTACACCACGTACCGCGTCGCGAAGTTCTCCCGCTCGAACCAGGGCACCTCGGTCAACCAGAAGGTCATCGTCAACGAGGGTGACCGCATCATCGAGGCGCAGGTCCTCGCCGACGGTCCCGCGACCGAAGAGGGCGAAATGGCCCTCGGCAAGAACCTGCTCGTCGCGTTCATGCCCTGGGAAGGTCACAACTACGAGGACGCGATCATCCTGTCGCAGCGCCTCGTGCAGGACGACGTCCTCTCCTCGATTCACATCGAGGAGCACGAGGTCGACGCCCGTGACACCAAGCTGGGCCCCGAGGAGATCACCCGGGACATCCCGAACGTCTCCGAGGAGGTCCTCGCGGACCTCGACGAGCGCGGCATCATCCGCATCGGTGCGGACGTCGTCGCCGGCGACATCCTGGTCGGCAAGGTCACGCCCAAGGGTGAGACCGAGCTGACCCCGGAGGAGCGTCTGCTCCGCGCGATCTTCGGTGAGAAGGCCCGCGAGGTGCGTGACACCTCGCTCAAGGTTCCTCACGGTGAGATCGGCAAGGTCATCGGTGTCCGCGTCTTCGACCGCGAGGAGGGCGACGAGCTTCCTCCGGGCGTGAACCAGCTGGTTCGCGTCTACGTCGCCCAGAAGCGCAAGATCACCGACGGTGACAAGCTCGCCGGCCGCCACGGCAACAAGGGTGTCATCTCCAAGATCCTTCCGATCGAGGACATGCCCTTCCTTGAGGACGGCACGCCGGTCGACATCATCCTGAACCCCCTGGGTGTCCCGTCCCGAATGAACCCGGGACAGGTCCTGGAGATCCACCTCGGCTGGCTCGCCAGCCGCGGCTGGGACGTCTCCGGTCTCGCCGAGGAGTGGGCCGAGCGACTGAAGGTCATCGGTGCCGACCGCGTCGAGCCCGGTACCAACGTCGCCACCCCGGTGTTCGACGGTGCCCGCGAAGACGAGCTCGCCGGCCTCTTCGAGCACACCATCCCGAACCGTGACGGTGACCGTCTGGTCCTCCCGTCCGGCAAGGCGCGTCTGTTCGACGGCCGCTCCGGCGAGCCGTTCCCGGACCCGGTTTCCATCGGGTACATGTACATCCTCAAGCTCCACCACCTGGTCGACGACAAGCTCCACGCTCGGTCGACCGGTCCGTACTCGATGATCACGCAGCAGCCGCTGGGTGGTAAGGCGCAGTTCGGTGGCCAGCGCTTCGGTGAGATGGAGGTGTGGGCGCTTGAGGCTTATGGCGCCGCTTACGCCCTCCAGGAGCTGCTGACCATCAAGTCCGATGACGTCACCGGCCGCGTGAAGGTCTACGAGGCCATCGTCAAGGGCGAGAACATCCCCGAGCCGGGCATTCCCGAGTCCTTCAAGGTGCTCATCAAGGAAATGCAGTCGCTCTGCCTCAACGTGGAGGTGCTGTCCTCGGACGGCATGTCCATCGAGATGCGCGACACCGACGAGGACGTCTTCCGCGCGGCGGAGGAGCTCGGTATCGACCTGTCCCGGCGCGAGCCGAGCAGCGTCGAAGAGGTCTGACGGGCCTGACGGGGGGCTCGCTCAAGAGCCCCCCGTCATCCCCGGGACCGTTCAGACCATGATTGAGACTCGACCCCGAAAGAGGGATTGACGCACAGTGCTCGACGTCAACTTCTTCGACGAGCTGCGGATCGGCCTTGCCACCGCGGACGACATCCGAACCTGGTCGCACGGCGAGGTCAAGAAGCCGGAGACCATCAACTACCGCACGCTCAAGCCCGAGAAGGACGGACTCTTCTGCGAGAAGATCTTCGGTCCGACCCGGGACTGGGAGTGCTACTGCGGCAAGTACAAGCGTGTCCGCTTCAAGGGCATCATCTGCGAGCGCTGCGGCGTGGAGGTCACGCGCGCCAAGGTGCGTCGTGAGCGGATGGGCCACATCGAGCTTGCCGCTCCCGTCACCCACATCTGGTACTTCAAGGGCGTCCCGTCGCGCCTCGGATACCTGCTGGACCTCGCGCCGAAGGACCTCGAGAAGGTCATCTACTTCGCCGCGTACATGATCACGTTCGTCGACGACGAGCGTCGCACCCGCGACCTCCCGTCGCTGGAGGCGCACGTCTCCGTCGAGCGCCAGCAGATCGAGAACCGCCGTGACGCGGACCTCGAAGGCCGTGCCAAGAAGCTCGAGACCGACCTGGCCGAGCTTGAGGCCGAGGGCGCGAAGGCCGACGTACGCCGCAAGGTGCGCGAAGGTGCCGAGCGCGAGATGAAGCAGCTCCGTGACCGCGCCCAGCGCGAGATCGACCGCCTCGACGAGGTGTGGGCCCGCTTCAAGAACCTCAAGGTCCAGGACCTGGAGGGCGACGAGCTCCTCTACCGCGAGCTGCGTGACCGCTTCGGCACGTACTTCGACGGTTGCATGGGCGCCGCGGCGCTGCAGAAGCGCCTGGAGTCCTTCGACCTGGAGGAGGAGGCCGAGCGCCTCCGCGAGATCATCCGGACCGGCAAGGGCCAGAAGAAGACCCGTGCGCTCAAGCGCCTCAAGGTCGTCTCCGCGTTCCTGCAGACCAGCAACAAGCCCAAGGGCATGGTTCTGGACTGCGTTCCGGTCATCCCGCCGGACCTGCGTCCGATGGTGCAGCTGGACGGTGGCCGCTTCGCGACCTCCGACCTGAACGACCTGTACCGCCGCGTGATCAACCGCAACAACCGCCTGAAGCGCCTTCTCGACCTCGGTGCCCCCGAGATCATCGTGAACAACGAGAAGCGCATGCTCCAGGAGGCCGTCGACGCCCTCTTCGACAACGGTCGTCGTGGTCGCCCGGTCACCGGTCCCGGCAACCGCCCCCTGAAGTCCCTGAGCGACATGCTCAAGGGCAAGCAGGGTCGATTCCGTCAGAACCTCCTCGGCAAGCGCGTGGACTACTCCGCGCGTTCCGTGATCGTCGTCGGTCCTCAGCTGAAGCTGCACCAGTGCGGTCTGCCGAAGGCCATGGCGCTGGAGCTCTTCAAGCCGTTCGTGATGAAGCGCCTGGTCGACCTGAACCACGCGCAGAACATCAAGTCGGCGAAGCGCATGGTCGAGCGCGGCCGCACGGTCGTCTACGACGTGCTCGAAGAGGTCATCGCGGAGCACCCGGTTCTGCTGAACCGTGCGCCCACGCTGCACCGCCTCGGCATCCAGGCCTTCGAGCCCCAGCTGGTCGAAGGCAAGGCCATCCAGATCCACCCGCTCGTCTGCACCGCGTTCAACGCGGACTTCGACGGTGACCAGATGGCCGTGCACCTGCCGCTGTCGGCAGAGGCGCAGGCCGAGGCCCGCATCCTGATGCTGTCCTCGAACAACATCCTGAAGCCGGCAGACGGTCGTCCCGTCACCATGCCGACCCAGGACATGGTGCTGGGTCTGTTCTTCCTCACCACCGACGGCGAGCTCCGTGACGTCAAGGGCGAGGGCCGCGCGTTCGGCTCCACGGCCGAGGCGACCATGGCGTTCGACAACGGCGAGCTGGCCCTCCAGTCGGCCGTCGACATCCGCTTCCCGGTGGGCACCATCCCGCCGCGCGGCTGGGTGGCGCCGGTCGCCGAGGAAGGCGAGCAGGAGTTCCAGCCGGGCGACAGCTTCCGTCTGAAGACGACCCTGGGTCGCGCGCTCTTCAACGAGCTGCTGCCCGAGGACTACCCGTTCGTCGACTACTCGGTGGGCAAGAAGCAGCTCTCCGAGATCGTCAACGACCTGGCGGAGCGCTACCCCAAGGTCATCGTGGCGGCGACGCTCGACAACCTGAAGGCGGCCGGCTTCCACTGGGCGACCCGTTCGGGCGTCACCGTGGCCATCTCCGACGTCGTCGTGCCCGAGGCCAAGAAGGCCATCGTCGCGGGCTACGAGGCGATGGACGAGAAGGTCCAGAAGCAGTACGAGCGCGGTCTGATCACCAAGGACGAGCGCACGCAGGAGCTCATCGCGATCTGGACCAAGGCGACCAACGAGGTTGCCGAGGCGATGAACGCGAACTTCCCCAAGACGAACCCCATCTTCATGATGGTTGACTCGGGTGCCCGAGGAAACATGATGCAGATGCGACAGATCGCCGGTATGCGTGGTCTGGTGTCGAACGCGAAGAACGAGACCATCCCGCGTCCGATCAAGGCGTCCTTCCGTGAGGGCCTCACCGTTCTGGAGTACTTCATCTCCACGCACGGTGCCCGTAAGGGTCTGGCGGACACCGCCCTGCGTACCGCCGACTCGGGTTACCTCACCCGTCGTCTGGTGGACGTCTCGCAGGACGTCATCATCCGCGAGGAGGACTGCGGCACCGAGCGCGGCCTCAAGCTCAAGATCGGTGTCAAGGACGAGGCCGGCGTTCTGCGCAAGGCCGACGACGTCGAGACCTCCATCTACGCCCGCATGCTGGCCGAGGACGTCGTCATCGACGGCAAGGTCATCGCGCCGGCCAACGTGGACCTCGGTGACGTGCTCATCGACGCCCTCATCGCGAACGGCGTCGAGGAGGTCAAGACCCGCTCGGTCCTGACCTGTGAGTCCGCGGTCGGCACCTGTGCCTTCTGCTACGGACGCTCGCTCGCCACCGGCAAGCTGGTCGACATCGGTGAGGCGGTCGGCATCATCGCCGCCCAGTCCATCGGTGAGCCCGGTACCCAGCTGACGATGCGTACCTTCCACACCGGTGGTGTGGCCGGTGACGACATCACGCAGGGTCTGCCGCGTGTCGTCGAGCTCTTCGAGGCCCGTACCCCGAAGGGTGTCGCCCCGATCTCCGAGGCCGCCGGTCGCGTGCGGATCGAGGAGACCGAGAAGACGAAGAAGATCGTCATCACGCCCGACGACGGCAGCGAGGAGACGGCGTTCCCGATCTCCAAGCGCGCCAAGGTCATCGTGCACGAGGGCGACCACGTCGAGGTGGGCCAGAAGCTCACCATGGGTGCCACCAACCCGCACGACGTGCTGCGCATCCTCGGTCAGCGCGCGGTCCAGGTCCACCTGGTCGGCGAAGTCCAGAAGGTCTACAACTCGCAGGGCGTGTCGATCCACGACAAGCACATCGAGATCATCATTCGGCAGATGCTCCGCCGCGTGACGATCATCGAGTCCGGCGACGCGGAGCTCCTGCCGGGCGAGCTGGTCGAGCGGTCGAAGTTCGAGACCGAGAACCGTCGTGTGGTCACCGAGGGCGGTCACCCCGCCTCCGGCCGTCCGCAGCTGATGGGTATCACCAAGGCCTCGCTCGCCACCGAGTCGTGGCTGTCGGCGGCGTCCTTCCAGGAGACGACCAGGGTTCTGACGGACGCGGCGATCAACGCCAAGTCCGACTCCCTGATCGGCCTCAAGGAGAACGTCATCATCGGTAAGCTCATCCCGGCCGGTACGGGTCTGTCCCGCTACCGCAACATCCGGGTCGAGCCCACCGAGGAGGCCAAGGCCGCGATGTACTCGGCCGTCGGCTACGACGACATCGATTACTCGCCCTTCGGCACCGGCTCCGGCCAGGCTGTCCCGCTGGAGGACTACGACTACGGCCCGTACAACGGCTAAGGGTCACCGAGAAAGCCCCCCGTCGCTCCGAGAGGAGCGGCGGGGGGCTTCTTCGTGTCAGGGGGAGGCCTTCCCGTCCGGGGGGCCGCACGGGGGGCCGTACGACGCCGGCGCCCCCCCGGGAGTCCGGGAGAGGCGCCGGGTGGCGGCCGCGGGGCCAGGGCCTCGGCCGGGTGTCAGGGCTTGTGGATGTCCTCGACGCCGTAGTACTTGGACACGCACTGGGCGACCCAGTCCTTGTCCTTGTTCTTGGTGAAGTACGGCTCGGCGAGCTTCCCGATGTAGGACGGCTTGTACATCACGTCCGTCGCACCGCGGGAGACCTCCTTGCGGATCCGGGCGTCCTGCTTGTCCCACACCAGGGAGCGGTAGACGGTGTCCTTGGTCATCTCCTGTACGGCGGGCACGAGCGCGCCCACGGAGGCGACGGTGAACCCGGCGGCGAGGACCACGACGAGGGCGCCCGGGAGCAGGCTGCCGCGGTCGACGGAGGCGAGCCGGACGCCGATGGCGCGGCCGGCCAGGATCCCGTACAGGCACAGGGTCATCAGGAACGGGACCATGAAGCTGTTCCAGGTCCGGGCGTAGGTCCAGCCGGTGGGGCCGTAGCCGTTGTTCAGGGCCATGGCCACCACGAACGAGGCGAGCATCAGGACCGGCACCGGCAGGACGATCAGCAGCACCTTCAGGCGGCCCGGGATCGCGGTGACGCGCTCGGCGCCGGTGGGGGAGAGGTACGCGACGGCCAGACCGATCAGGAGGCCCGCGGCGACGGCGCCGAGGTAGGCCCACTGGCCGCCGATGGCGTCCCAGATGTTGCCCCAGTCCTCGAAGGACTTGCGCAGGGCCTTCCCGGAGAGCATCGAGTCGGAGGGCGGCTGGACCGAGCGGCGCCACTTCGCGCCGGGGGAGGTGTACAGCACGGCCAGTCCGACGAGGCTGCTGACGCAGTACGTGGCGAGCCAGGTGAACGACCACCAGGTACGGGCGAGCCCCACCTTCGGGATGCTCAGCAGCATGGCCACGCCCATGAACAGCCCGCCCACGATGGTGAAGGGCTCGCTCAGGGTGCCGATGCCGAAGCCGATCACGACGGCGGCGGCCAGGGCGAGGCGGCGCGGCCAGACGCGGCCCGAACGGCCGGCCCAGACGGCGATCAGCACGGCCCAGATGCCGATGATGGCGGGGACCGTGTGCGAGATCGTGGCGGGGGCCCACAGCAGGGCCTGGTAGTTGCGCGTGCCCGCGAAGGAGAAGAGGGCGGTCACCACGACGGACGCCGCGATCAGCACCGCGATCGGCACCTGCCAGCCGAACGCGCGCAGGCCGACGCGGGCCAGCATCACCAGGCCAGCGCCCATCGTCAGGATGATGAGGGTGGGCAGGACCTTCGTGCCGAGGATTCCGTCGGAGTAGACGATCCCGCTCATGAAGGCGTTGGTGAGCCGACCGTTCTGCGTGTTGTAGAAGTCGGCGGTGATCCCGAAGACGCCCATGTCGCGGGCCTTCCAGGCGGCGCACCAGTCATCCGAGGTGGGGCGGACGTAGAGGCCCAGGAAGGCGCCGACGGCCAGCAGGGCCGAGGCGGCGAGGGCGATGACGACTGCGGCGTACGCCACGAGCGGACGCAGGCGTTCTCGTATGGAATCGAGCGGCATTCGGGATCTTTCGCGACGGGGCCGTTCCGCGGCGGCCGCGCGCCGTGCCACAGGGGGCGAGAACGGCGTCCGGGACCGGGGATGATCGGGTAGAAGTCTAGACTTCGCGTCCCCTGTCGCTCCCACCTCCTCGGCGCGCCGCGTGGGGGTCCGCAGGTCGGGAGGTCGCGGGCCTGCGACGAAGGTGCCCGGGAGCATTTGTTTTGACCGGAGTGAGTGAGGTAGGTACGCTCATACCTTGTGCCTGGGGTGTGTCTGGTTCCCGTGCGTGTCCATCAACCGCACGAGGGACGAATCAGCCACCGCGATCCAAGCGTTTCCGTGCTTGCACGGAGGTCCGCCGGATCCGACACACCCGACCGCGTGGGTCGGCGAGTTCCAGGTTAGTTTCACTACACGGCACACAGAAACCGGAGAAGTAGTGCCTACGATCCAGCAGCTGGTCCGGAAGGGCCGGCAGGACAAGGTCGAGAAGACAAAGACCCCCGCGCTTGAGGCTTCGCCCCAGCGTCGCGGCGTCTGCACGCGAGTGTTCACGACCACCCCGAAGAAGCCGAACTCGGCGCTCCGTAAGGTCGCGCGTGTGCGTCTGACCTCCGGCATCGAGGTCACGGCCTACATTCCGGGTGAGGGACACAACCTGCAGGAGCACTCGATCGTGCTCGTGCGTGGTGGCCGTGTGAAGGACCTGCCGGGTGTTCGTTACAAGATCATCCGCGGTGCGCTTGACACCCAGGCTGTCAAGAACCGCAAGCAGGCCCGCAGCCGCTACGGCGCCAAGAAGGAGAAGTAAGAATGCCTCGTAAGGGCCCCGCCCCGAAGCGCCCGGTCATCATCGACCCGGTCTACGCATCTCCTCTGGTGACGTCGCTCATCAACAAGATCCTCCTGAACGGCAAGCGCTCCACCGCCGAGCGCATCGTTTACGGCGCCATGGAAGGCCTCCGCGAGAAGACCGGCGCTGACCCGGTCATCACGCTGAAGCGCGCGCTGGAGAACGTCAAGCCGTCGCTCGAGGTCAAGTCCCGCCGTGTCGGTGGAGCCACCTACCAGGTGCCGATCGAGGTCAAGCCCGGTCGCGCCGCCACCCTCGCGCTGCGCTGGGTCGTGGGTTACTCCCGCGCCCGTCGTGAGAAGACCATGACCGAGCGCCTCATGAACGAGCTGCTCGACGCCTCCAACGGTCTTGGCGCTGCCGTCAAGAAGCGCGAGGACACGCACAAGATGGCCGAGTCCAACAAGGCCTTCGCGCACTACCGCTGGTAGTCCCACCCCACATCGAGACCGAGAGAAGACCGAAGCCTTATGGCTACCACTTCGCTTGACCTGGCCAAGGTCCGCAACATCGGGATCATGGCCCACATCGACGCGGGCAAGACGACCACCACCGAGCGCATCCTGTTCTACACCGGTGTGTCTTACAAGATCGGTGAGGTCCACGACGGCGCTGCCACGATGGACTGGATGGAGCAGGAGCAGGAGCGTGGTATCACCATCACGTCTGCCGCGACGACCTGCCACTGGCCCCTCGAAGACGTTGACCACACCATCAACATCATCGACACCCCGGGCCACGTCGACTTCACCGTCGAGGTGGAGCGTTCGCTCCGCGTCCTCGACGGCGCCGTCACCGTCTTCGACGGTGTCGCCGGTGTCGAGCCGCAGTCCGAGACGGTGTGGCGTCAGGCCGACCGTTACGGCGTGCCGCGCATCTGCTTCGTGAACAAGCTGGACCGTACCGGCGCCGAGTTCTTCCGCTGCGTTGACATGATCACGGACCGCCTCGGCGCGACCCCGATCGTCATGCAGCTCCCGATCGGCGCCGAGATGGACTTCCAGGGCGTTGTCGACCTGGTTCGCATGAAGGCCCTCGTCTGGTCCGCCGAAGCCTCCAAGGGCGAGATGTACGACGTCGTCGACATCCCCGCCTCGCACACCGAGCTCGCCGAGGAATGGCGCGGCAAGCTCGTCGAGGCCGTCGCGGAGAACGACGAAGAGCTCATGGAACTGTTCCTGGAGGGCGTCGAGCCCACCGAGGAGCAGCTCTACGCCGCTGTTCGTCGTATCACCATCGCGTCCGGCAAGGGCGGCGACACCACCGTCACCCCCGTTTTCTGCGGCACCGCGTTCAAGAACAAGGGCGTTCAGCCCCTGCTCGACGCCGTCGTGCGCTACCTGCCCTCCCCCCTGGACGTCGAGGCCATCGAAGGCCACGACGTCAAGGACCCGGAGGTCGTGGTCAAGCGCAAGCCGTCCGAGTCCGAGCCGCTGTCGGCCCTCGCGTTCAAGATCGCGAGCGACCCGCACCTCGGCAAGCTCACCTTCGTCCGGATCTACTCCGGTCGCCTGGAGGCCGGCACCGCGGTGCTGAACTCCGTCAAGGGCAAGAAGGAGCGCATCGGCAAGATCTACCGCATGCACGCGAACAAGCGTGAGGAGATCGACTCGGTGGGCGCCGGCGACATCGTCGCCGTCATGGGCCTGAAGCAGACCACCACCGGTGAGACGCTGTGTGACGACAAGAACCCGGTCATCCTGGAGTCCATGGACTTCCCGGCCCCGGT
This region of Streptomyces sp. NBC_00513 genomic DNA includes:
- a CDS encoding DNA-directed RNA polymerase subunit beta', encoding MLDVNFFDELRIGLATADDIRTWSHGEVKKPETINYRTLKPEKDGLFCEKIFGPTRDWECYCGKYKRVRFKGIICERCGVEVTRAKVRRERMGHIELAAPVTHIWYFKGVPSRLGYLLDLAPKDLEKVIYFAAYMITFVDDERRTRDLPSLEAHVSVERQQIENRRDADLEGRAKKLETDLAELEAEGAKADVRRKVREGAEREMKQLRDRAQREIDRLDEVWARFKNLKVQDLEGDELLYRELRDRFGTYFDGCMGAAALQKRLESFDLEEEAERLREIIRTGKGQKKTRALKRLKVVSAFLQTSNKPKGMVLDCVPVIPPDLRPMVQLDGGRFATSDLNDLYRRVINRNNRLKRLLDLGAPEIIVNNEKRMLQEAVDALFDNGRRGRPVTGPGNRPLKSLSDMLKGKQGRFRQNLLGKRVDYSARSVIVVGPQLKLHQCGLPKAMALELFKPFVMKRLVDLNHAQNIKSAKRMVERGRTVVYDVLEEVIAEHPVLLNRAPTLHRLGIQAFEPQLVEGKAIQIHPLVCTAFNADFDGDQMAVHLPLSAEAQAEARILMLSSNNILKPADGRPVTMPTQDMVLGLFFLTTDGELRDVKGEGRAFGSTAEATMAFDNGELALQSAVDIRFPVGTIPPRGWVAPVAEEGEQEFQPGDSFRLKTTLGRALFNELLPEDYPFVDYSVGKKQLSEIVNDLAERYPKVIVAATLDNLKAAGFHWATRSGVTVAISDVVVPEAKKAIVAGYEAMDEKVQKQYERGLITKDERTQELIAIWTKATNEVAEAMNANFPKTNPIFMMVDSGARGNMMQMRQIAGMRGLVSNAKNETIPRPIKASFREGLTVLEYFISTHGARKGLADTALRTADSGYLTRRLVDVSQDVIIREEDCGTERGLKLKIGVKDEAGVLRKADDVETSIYARMLAEDVVIDGKVIAPANVDLGDVLIDALIANGVEEVKTRSVLTCESAVGTCAFCYGRSLATGKLVDIGEAVGIIAAQSIGEPGTQLTMRTFHTGGVAGDDITQGLPRVVELFEARTPKGVAPISEAAGRVRIEETEKTKKIVITPDDGSEETAFPISKRAKVIVHEGDHVEVGQKLTMGATNPHDVLRILGQRAVQVHLVGEVQKVYNSQGVSIHDKHIEIIIRQMLRRVTIIESGDAELLPGELVERSKFETENRRVVTEGGHPASGRPQLMGITKASLATESWLSAASFQETTRVLTDAAINAKSDSLIGLKENVIIGKLIPAGTGLSRYRNIRVEPTEEAKAAMYSAVGYDDIDYSPFGTGSGQAVPLEDYDYGPYNG
- a CDS encoding DUF6056 family protein, whose amino-acid sequence is MPLDSIRERLRPLVAYAAVVIALAASALLAVGAFLGLYVRPTSDDWCAAWKARDMGVFGITADFYNTQNGRLTNAFMSGIVYSDGILGTKVLPTLIILTMGAGLVMLARVGLRAFGWQVPIAVLIAASVVVTALFSFAGTRNYQALLWAPATISHTVPAIIGIWAVLIAVWAGRSGRVWPRRLALAAAVVIGFGIGTLSEPFTIVGGLFMGVAMLLSIPKVGLARTWWSFTWLATYCVSSLVGLAVLYTSPGAKWRRSVQPPSDSMLSGKALRKSFEDWGNIWDAIGGQWAYLGAVAAGLLIGLAVAYLSPTGAERVTAIPGRLKVLLIVLPVPVLMLASFVVAMALNNGYGPTGWTYARTWNSFMVPFLMTLCLYGILAGRAIGVRLASVDRGSLLPGALVVVLAAGFTVASVGALVPAVQEMTKDTVYRSLVWDKQDARIRKEVSRGATDVMYKPSYIGKLAEPYFTKNKDKDWVAQCVSKYYGVEDIHKP
- the rpsG gene encoding 30S ribosomal protein S7; the encoded protein is MPRKGPAPKRPVIIDPVYASPLVTSLINKILLNGKRSTAERIVYGAMEGLREKTGADPVITLKRALENVKPSLEVKSRRVGGATYQVPIEVKPGRAATLALRWVVGYSRARREKTMTERLMNELLDASNGLGAAVKKREDTHKMAESNKAFAHYRW
- the rpoB gene encoding DNA-directed RNA polymerase subunit beta, with product MAASRNASTNTNNGASTAPLRISFAKIKEPLEVPNLLALQTESFDWLLGNAAWKSRVESALESGQDVPTKSGLEEIFEEISPIEDFSGSMSLTFRDHRFEPAKNSVDECKDRDFTFAAPLFVTAEFTNNETGEIKSQTVFMGDFPLMTNKGTFVINGTERVVVSQLVRSPGVYFDSSIDKTSDKDIFAAKIIPSRGAWLEMEIDKRDMVGVRIDRKRKQSVTVLLKALGWTTEQILEEFGEYESMRATLEKDHTQGQDDALLDIYRKLRPGEPPTREAAQTLLENLYFNPKRYDLAKVGRYKVNKKLGADEPLDAGVLTTDDVIATIKYLVKLHAGETETTGESGRSIVVETDDIDHFGNRRLRNVGELIQNQVRTGLARMERVVRERMTTQDVEAITPQTLINIRPVVASIKEFFGTSQLSQFMDQNNPLSGLTHKRRLSALGPGGLSRERAGFEVRDVHPSHYGRMCPIETPEGPNIGLIGSLASYGRVNAFGFVETPYRKVIEGVVTDDVDYLTADEEDRFVIAQANAGLSDDMRFTENRVLVRRRGGEIDYIAGDDVDYMDVSPRQMVSVATAMIPFLEHDDANRALMGANMMRQAVPLIKAEAPLVGTGMEYRCAVDAGDSIRAEKDGVVQEVSADYITVANDDGTYTTYRVAKFSRSNQGTSVNQKVIVNEGDRIIEAQVLADGPATEEGEMALGKNLLVAFMPWEGHNYEDAIILSQRLVQDDVLSSIHIEEHEVDARDTKLGPEEITRDIPNVSEEVLADLDERGIIRIGADVVAGDILVGKVTPKGETELTPEERLLRAIFGEKAREVRDTSLKVPHGEIGKVIGVRVFDREEGDELPPGVNQLVRVYVAQKRKITDGDKLAGRHGNKGVISKILPIEDMPFLEDGTPVDIILNPLGVPSRMNPGQVLEIHLGWLASRGWDVSGLAEEWAERLKVIGADRVEPGTNVATPVFDGAREDELAGLFEHTIPNRDGDRLVLPSGKARLFDGRSGEPFPDPVSIGYMYILKLHHLVDDKLHARSTGPYSMITQQPLGGKAQFGGQRFGEMEVWALEAYGAAYALQELLTIKSDDVTGRVKVYEAIVKGENIPEPGIPESFKVLIKEMQSLCLNVEVLSSDGMSIEMRDTDEDVFRAAEELGIDLSRREPSSVEEV
- the fusA gene encoding elongation factor G, with the translated sequence MATTSLDLAKVRNIGIMAHIDAGKTTTTERILFYTGVSYKIGEVHDGAATMDWMEQEQERGITITSAATTCHWPLEDVDHTINIIDTPGHVDFTVEVERSLRVLDGAVTVFDGVAGVEPQSETVWRQADRYGVPRICFVNKLDRTGAEFFRCVDMITDRLGATPIVMQLPIGAEMDFQGVVDLVRMKALVWSAEASKGEMYDVVDIPASHTELAEEWRGKLVEAVAENDEELMELFLEGVEPTEEQLYAAVRRITIASGKGGDTTVTPVFCGTAFKNKGVQPLLDAVVRYLPSPLDVEAIEGHDVKDPEVVVKRKPSESEPLSALAFKIASDPHLGKLTFVRIYSGRLEAGTAVLNSVKGKKERIGKIYRMHANKREEIDSVGAGDIVAVMGLKQTTTGETLCDDKNPVILESMDFPAPVIQVAIEPKSKGDQEKLGVAIQRLAEEDPSFQVHSDEETGQTIIGGMGELHLDILVDRMRREFKVEANVGKPQVAYRETIRKTVERHDYTHKKQTGGTGQFAKVQIAIEPIEGGEATYEFVNKVTGGRIPREYIPSVDAGAQEAMKFGILAGYEMTGVRVILLDGGYHEVDSSELAFKIAGSQAFKEAARKASPVLLEPMMAVEVTTPEDYMGEVIGDINSRRGQIQAMEERHGARIVKGLVPLSEMFGYVGDLRSKTSGRASYSMQFDSYAEVPRNVAEEIIAKAKGE
- the rpsL gene encoding 30S ribosomal protein S12; the protein is MPTIQQLVRKGRQDKVEKTKTPALEASPQRRGVCTRVFTTTPKKPNSALRKVARVRLTSGIEVTAYIPGEGHNLQEHSIVLVRGGRVKDLPGVRYKIIRGALDTQAVKNRKQARSRYGAKKEK